A portion of the Pseudobacteriovorax antillogorgiicola genome contains these proteins:
- a CDS encoding helical backbone metal receptor → MRIVSLVPSTSANLCAFGYQDQIVGCTSFCVEPPNLHRQCQLVGGTKDPDLNLIRSLEPDLVFVNTEENRRQDIRVLAAEYQLVEDFPRSPYDVVPMLRSWAEILPCSKLIVETAEEIEARLSQVQSNGKRGSFVYLIWQNPYMVVGRDTYISKLLEIYGYENAVESSERYPALDAAALRDLKADIVFFSSEPFPFRKRQMKQCFEECELKGEPFKIDGRLMSWHGIHLLRAMESLGRSGTDSELMSQVNF, encoded by the coding sequence ATGAGGATCGTTAGTCTCGTGCCCAGCACCTCGGCAAATCTCTGTGCTTTTGGCTACCAGGATCAAATTGTTGGATGTACAAGCTTTTGTGTGGAGCCTCCAAACTTACATCGGCAATGCCAGCTTGTAGGGGGCACCAAGGATCCTGATCTGAATCTGATCCGAAGCCTAGAGCCTGACCTCGTTTTTGTGAATACTGAAGAAAATCGACGCCAGGACATTCGTGTCCTAGCCGCTGAATACCAGCTAGTGGAAGACTTCCCTCGGTCGCCCTATGATGTCGTGCCGATGCTTCGATCTTGGGCAGAAATTTTGCCTTGCAGTAAGTTGATAGTAGAGACTGCTGAAGAAATTGAAGCTCGCTTGAGCCAGGTTCAGTCGAATGGCAAACGTGGTAGCTTTGTATATTTGATTTGGCAAAATCCCTATATGGTGGTCGGTCGTGATACCTATATATCGAAGCTGCTTGAGATTTATGGCTATGAGAATGCTGTCGAGAGTAGTGAACGTTATCCCGCATTGGATGCAGCTGCATTGCGGGACCTAAAGGCTGACATCGTGTTCTTTTCCTCTGAACCCTTTCCTTTTCGCAAGCGCCAGATGAAACAGTGTTTTGAGGAGTGTGAGCTTAAGGGGGAGCCCTTTAAGATTGATGGTCGGTTGATGTCATGGCACGGGATTCACCTGCTTCGGGCGATGGAAAGCCTCGGGAGGTCTGGGACTGATTCAGAATTAATGAGCCAAGTAAATTTCTAA
- a CDS encoding tetratricopeptide repeat protein, translated as MSFSESPEKELKLVLGEFEELSSHITTLEPISHHQGLSPYLTSAQLALEKAKQSYTQKEYIAVIRNLNFYLNTMQQPPDHDYLTAQYLLGSSYQTLGQVRKAMRAYQRFLAAFVTAEEKRNPALIPVLQNLLLMTGRLSTQEQQRIRNLISSISSLELPTLEMSRIYFYLALTAKQERDSFFAERLFKKSLKTSQDSRLSAENLYFSAMIPFQAGDYETSQARFQKIIAMSAPEAFQYRNYSYLNLGRIEAIRDHFQTALSYYNRVDPKSLAKGDAIYESVFVHFKAGQYEESLVSAISYVQNYKNRAQIERIKHLMGYLEIKIGQTNEADQSLAKRYQAIQKFERWLRTDVSEKPAIGRADIIEIQDRGQIVSPPPPVFTKAENLFSRINLLQSQLSDIRSEIRSSIFALGQMTPRDFNPSWYQQSHQTIVLAERVFSLSDRLLALEKDAYSQHISPKLKIQLDRSLDRRRTLKKSYQDFLYHRGRWQSWVTLADFSSQLRNIHNQLFQRLAKIRAFEHLNRDQQHHDITEEMLSRGERLTQSIQRALEIVRSRSIRDIANQSHHMGVYKFILDYSQITYEESLLMQVIRDQYHTPAEQHLSQDALYAWQKWEFLVKQLFNQNRSLDQKIRIFLTLKLSKLDESIEVYETNQRALNNLRQTLEEALGKDIGNLLAHYRTAIEEKRSEIMKWKADNQWASYTNITAKRRRSETEQSKIEAKMEEDLKDLEYEVKQ; from the coding sequence GTGAGTTTTTCTGAATCTCCGGAAAAGGAGCTAAAGCTTGTTCTAGGAGAATTTGAGGAGTTGAGCTCCCATATCACGACTCTGGAACCCATCTCACACCATCAGGGCCTAAGCCCCTACCTTACATCAGCCCAACTTGCACTTGAAAAAGCAAAACAAAGCTACACGCAAAAAGAATACATCGCTGTCATCCGCAATCTTAATTTTTACCTCAACACCATGCAACAACCTCCTGATCATGACTACCTCACGGCACAATATCTGCTAGGATCGTCTTACCAGACCCTTGGCCAGGTGAGAAAAGCAATGCGAGCCTATCAAAGATTCCTAGCTGCATTTGTTACCGCAGAGGAAAAACGCAATCCAGCATTGATTCCCGTTTTGCAAAATCTACTTTTAATGACAGGGCGATTATCAACACAAGAACAGCAAAGAATTCGAAACCTCATTTCATCCATTTCATCTCTTGAGCTTCCTACACTGGAAATGTCTCGCATCTACTTCTATTTAGCCTTAACGGCGAAACAGGAGAGAGATAGCTTTTTCGCTGAAAGGCTATTTAAAAAAAGCCTCAAAACAAGCCAAGACTCGCGGTTAAGCGCCGAAAATCTCTATTTTTCTGCCATGATTCCATTCCAAGCTGGCGACTACGAAACGTCTCAAGCACGCTTTCAAAAAATAATTGCCATGAGTGCTCCAGAAGCCTTTCAATATCGCAACTACTCATACCTCAACTTAGGTCGTATTGAGGCGATCCGGGATCATTTTCAAACAGCTCTAAGCTACTACAACCGGGTTGATCCAAAGTCTCTAGCGAAAGGGGATGCCATTTACGAATCGGTTTTCGTACATTTTAAAGCTGGTCAGTATGAAGAAAGCCTAGTGTCCGCCATATCATACGTTCAAAACTATAAGAATCGCGCCCAAATAGAACGGATCAAACACCTGATGGGCTATCTGGAAATCAAGATCGGTCAAACTAATGAGGCCGATCAATCTCTCGCTAAGCGCTATCAGGCGATCCAAAAGTTTGAACGTTGGCTACGAACAGATGTTTCTGAAAAGCCGGCAATAGGCCGAGCGGATATTATTGAGATTCAAGACAGAGGCCAAATAGTTTCTCCTCCACCACCAGTATTTACCAAAGCAGAAAATCTTTTCTCTCGGATCAACTTGCTTCAGAGTCAGCTCAGCGACATACGATCAGAGATTCGTTCGAGTATTTTTGCACTTGGTCAAATGACACCTAGGGATTTCAATCCTAGTTGGTATCAGCAATCTCATCAAACGATAGTTTTAGCAGAACGAGTATTTTCACTGAGCGATCGACTCCTAGCACTAGAGAAAGACGCGTACTCTCAACACATCAGTCCCAAACTAAAGATTCAGCTGGATCGCTCCTTAGACCGACGACGAACACTCAAAAAGAGTTATCAAGACTTTCTCTATCATAGAGGCCGTTGGCAATCCTGGGTTACTTTAGCTGACTTCTCAAGCCAACTACGGAACATCCATAATCAACTTTTCCAGAGACTCGCCAAAATACGCGCCTTTGAGCACCTCAACCGAGACCAACAGCATCATGATATTACAGAAGAGATGCTATCCCGCGGGGAACGACTCACTCAGTCCATCCAGCGAGCCCTGGAAATCGTGCGCAGTCGATCGATCCGAGATATCGCCAATCAATCCCATCATATGGGTGTTTACAAATTTATTTTAGATTACTCCCAAATAACTTATGAAGAATCTTTGCTCATGCAGGTGATTCGCGACCAGTATCATACCCCAGCCGAGCAGCATCTTTCTCAGGATGCATTATATGCCTGGCAAAAGTGGGAGTTTCTGGTCAAACAGCTATTCAATCAGAACCGAAGCCTCGATCAAAAAATTCGAATTTTCCTAACTCTAAAACTCAGCAAGCTAGACGAATCCATAGAAGTCTATGAGACAAATCAACGAGCGTTGAACAATTTGCGTCAAACCCTAGAAGAGGCCTTGGGAAAAGATATTGGTAATCTCTTAGCACACTATCGAACCGCTATAGAAGAAAAGCGCTCTGAAATCATGAAGTGGAAGGCTGATAATCAATGGGCTTCCTACACCAATATCACTGCAAAGCGACGAAGATCGGAAACAGAGCAATCCAAGATAGAAGCAAAAATGGAAGAGGATCTAAAAGATCTAGAGTATGAGGTAAAGCAATGA
- a CDS encoding tetratricopeptide repeat protein produces MKLVFIILIMSVAPITSASEAIPNPESVRAYKHFWNSFDQYEASRVYDSKETISQAWDQLKQEYHVTKRSMSEQQLTALKRAAEKYRNHIEEHSRADNIPYVLLNLAQILNKIANHYQEFDVTAGTQYRSEALEVLSDISKRFPRFEKREEVLYLKAVTLASIDQKESAYTVWKQLAKIARKTLFGAHAHVAIGDHLFNQEKAIQALKSYDKALRIMKILSASNIDYELLRIQYRIAWAAYRSAELGRCISTAIEILQPGRPMGKLSIKDNIEQDAMELIGDALYEKNDMMYTQATLGRKVLRNYSSGIALRILKRYLSGQIHTDIIDLGEFIIDRFPRAMHLPDILTILAESYGAIENEERRLEALEKLSLLLPRNSLWRSQYRHRFEVIKNMEIKALAASQLLAAHYYRLGMINASVSSFQTAASYYHILVEFNQNHSKAHEWLLRQANAYYFSSHLGEAKKIYESLIKDRKVDQKNLQLASYQLVLSYEKIWRQEFGRSLEKNQKPYQDPIVLQHLRDFETAAEAFSNRFPTSRFNIEGLLRVASANRDMQRLKKASEYWRRVLISQPSADQRALAIRGIVYQKVQSGDHDDIIETVTRYLKLEKWSQIGRNLGRELQGILSQAVRDASDDLNSKGQVFEAGQLLIKIAEDFPGLPQRDVLFRDGVYMLAIAGDWATALKLCDMALNQKSFRYKGDIAYLKGRSLEYQMRFKLAATAYLKMGRRFPKHSRAGIALERASTLAQAEGDIKVAADASVQLAKLQRGKAKKHKYYTQAAQYYTDIADHQNALRYGNVALSTASSREQKLGIRLLVAKQKYALGSESLALKEYKVISKDVQRQKDKIDFEAYSRVLGEASFLLGEEQREIFVDFKIRERQGHWTHNVKEKVERFERLYAAYSTSIKSGHPTWASQSRYYLGQSAENFSREINEALMADDKLKSGTRKRIKNHAIRFQQLAKQFYSENIMERNRKPKDYRHNPWVKKSMIKLAGFHDNKLLRINDEKLPYSMGTLMPQQWSM; encoded by the coding sequence ATGAAATTAGTCTTCATCATACTTATTATGAGTGTGGCACCTATCACTAGTGCTAGTGAAGCGATTCCTAACCCCGAAAGCGTTCGTGCATACAAGCACTTTTGGAATAGCTTTGACCAATACGAGGCAAGTCGCGTTTATGACTCTAAAGAAACGATTAGTCAGGCCTGGGATCAACTAAAGCAAGAGTACCATGTTACAAAGCGCTCCATGTCAGAGCAGCAACTCACAGCCTTAAAGCGGGCTGCTGAAAAATACCGGAACCATATTGAAGAGCACAGCCGTGCAGATAATATTCCTTACGTTCTGCTAAATCTCGCTCAAATACTAAATAAGATTGCCAATCACTATCAAGAATTTGATGTCACGGCAGGAACTCAATATCGTTCCGAAGCTCTTGAGGTACTATCTGACATTAGCAAACGCTTTCCACGTTTTGAAAAACGCGAGGAAGTTCTATATTTAAAAGCCGTCACTCTAGCCTCTATTGATCAAAAAGAGTCTGCGTATACAGTATGGAAACAACTCGCTAAGATTGCGAGAAAAACTCTATTCGGCGCACATGCCCACGTGGCAATAGGGGACCATCTATTTAATCAGGAAAAGGCGATTCAGGCACTTAAGAGTTACGATAAGGCACTCAGGATCATGAAAATCTTGAGTGCAAGTAATATAGACTATGAACTACTTAGGATTCAATATCGCATTGCCTGGGCAGCTTATCGATCCGCTGAGCTAGGCCGGTGCATCTCAACAGCCATTGAAATACTCCAGCCAGGTCGCCCTATGGGAAAGTTATCAATCAAGGATAACATCGAGCAAGACGCCATGGAACTCATTGGGGATGCTCTCTACGAGAAGAATGACATGATGTATACTCAAGCTACCCTTGGTAGAAAGGTTCTTCGCAACTATTCTAGTGGAATTGCCTTAAGAATACTCAAGCGATACCTATCCGGTCAGATTCATACAGATATTATCGATCTTGGTGAATTCATCATTGATCGATTCCCAAGAGCGATGCATTTACCAGATATCCTAACGATCCTCGCAGAATCCTACGGTGCTATTGAAAACGAAGAACGGCGGTTAGAGGCACTAGAAAAGCTGTCCTTACTTTTACCTAGGAATAGCCTGTGGCGATCACAATATCGCCACCGCTTTGAAGTGATCAAAAACATGGAAATCAAGGCCCTTGCAGCCAGCCAACTTCTTGCGGCTCACTATTATCGGCTTGGCATGATCAACGCGTCAGTCTCTAGTTTTCAAACTGCAGCATCTTACTATCATATCCTTGTAGAATTTAATCAAAACCATAGTAAGGCTCATGAGTGGCTACTACGCCAAGCAAATGCCTACTATTTTTCATCTCACCTAGGTGAGGCAAAAAAAATATATGAGTCACTTATCAAAGATAGAAAGGTTGACCAAAAAAACCTTCAGTTAGCCTCATACCAACTCGTCCTGAGCTATGAGAAGATTTGGCGACAAGAGTTTGGTCGAAGCTTGGAAAAAAATCAGAAACCCTACCAGGACCCAATCGTACTACAGCACTTGAGAGACTTTGAGACTGCTGCAGAAGCATTTTCCAATCGATTTCCAACGTCGCGCTTCAATATTGAAGGTCTGCTAAGGGTAGCATCAGCCAATCGAGACATGCAAAGACTTAAGAAAGCCAGCGAATACTGGCGCAGGGTTCTGATCTCGCAACCAAGTGCTGATCAACGAGCCCTTGCCATCCGTGGTATCGTCTATCAGAAAGTCCAATCTGGCGATCATGACGATATCATAGAGACGGTGACTCGCTATCTCAAACTAGAAAAATGGTCACAGATCGGTAGAAATCTAGGACGCGAGCTACAGGGCATCCTATCACAAGCGGTAAGAGATGCTAGCGATGATTTAAATTCCAAAGGGCAAGTTTTTGAAGCTGGTCAATTGCTGATCAAGATAGCGGAAGACTTTCCTGGGTTGCCACAGCGAGATGTATTATTTCGAGATGGGGTTTACATGCTCGCTATCGCTGGTGATTGGGCTACGGCTCTAAAGCTCTGTGATATGGCGTTAAACCAGAAGTCTTTCCGATATAAGGGTGATATAGCCTATCTGAAGGGCAGGTCCTTGGAATATCAGATGCGCTTTAAGCTAGCCGCCACCGCGTACCTGAAAATGGGTCGTCGCTTCCCAAAGCACTCTCGGGCTGGTATCGCACTGGAGCGAGCGAGCACACTTGCTCAAGCCGAAGGAGACATTAAGGTCGCCGCTGATGCCAGCGTTCAGCTAGCTAAACTGCAACGAGGAAAGGCTAAGAAGCATAAGTACTACACCCAAGCAGCCCAATACTATACAGACATAGCCGACCATCAAAACGCTCTTCGATATGGCAATGTAGCGCTCAGCACCGCCTCCTCACGGGAGCAGAAACTAGGAATAAGACTTTTAGTTGCCAAACAGAAGTATGCCTTAGGCTCCGAATCTCTCGCCTTAAAAGAGTATAAAGTCATCAGCAAGGATGTTCAAAGGCAAAAAGACAAGATCGACTTTGAAGCCTATAGCCGAGTACTAGGAGAAGCAAGCTTTCTACTGGGAGAAGAACAGCGAGAAATTTTCGTCGACTTCAAGATCAGGGAGCGTCAAGGGCATTGGACTCACAATGTGAAAGAAAAAGTAGAACGTTTCGAAAGGCTTTATGCAGCCTACAGCACTTCTATAAAATCAGGCCATCCTACATGGGCTAGTCAATCCCGTTACTATTTGGGACAATCAGCTGAAAACTTCAGCCGCGAGATAAATGAAGCTTTGATGGCAGATGACAAGCTCAAGTCAGGAACCCGGAAGCGCATCAAAAATCATGCTATTCGTTTTCAACAGCTAGCTAAACAGTTCTATAGCGAAAACATCATGGAAAGAAATCGAAAGCCAAAAGACTATCGCCATAATCCTTGGGTTAAAAAGTCAATGATCAAGCTAGCAGGCTTCCACGACAATAAACTACTCCGAATCAATGACGAAAAACTGCCATATTCAATGGGAACCCTTATGCCACAACAATGGAGTATGTAG
- a CDS encoding response regulator produces the protein MTIQDRTYNRTSHILVVDDDDTLLKFFKIHLNKFFSRVIVVKNAKEAIETLKDKEIDLVISDIKMPRMDGIQLMKKVKNHDPSIPVFLVSGALLNETQQTAIDTKADGYLKKPFGIDELHDFIDRGIQVRDAYKELLDIIQDKKKFLELIQGKRQLRFIKDEEQRSRAQEIMDHLKAS, from the coding sequence ATGACAATCCAGGACCGCACGTACAATCGGACCTCGCATATTCTGGTCGTTGACGACGATGATACTCTTCTCAAGTTTTTTAAAATTCATCTCAACAAATTTTTCTCTCGGGTCATCGTTGTAAAAAATGCCAAGGAAGCCATAGAAACTTTGAAAGACAAAGAAATCGATCTCGTGATCAGCGATATCAAAATGCCTAGGATGGACGGGATTCAACTCATGAAAAAGGTTAAAAACCATGACCCGTCCATCCCTGTCTTTCTAGTCAGTGGAGCACTTCTCAATGAGACTCAGCAAACTGCGATCGATACCAAAGCGGATGGCTATCTAAAGAAACCATTCGGGATTGATGAGCTACATGATTTCATCGATCGTGGAATTCAAGTGCGCGACGCCTATAAGGAACTTCTAGACATCATTCAAGATAAGAAAAAGTTTTTAGAACTAATCCAAGGCAAGCGACAGCTTCGATTTATAAAAGACGAAGAGCAGCGATCGCGAGCACAAGAAATTATGGATCACCTTAAAGCCAGCTAG
- a CDS encoding cyclic nucleotide-binding domain-containing protein, with protein MSPITATIIAIAGILLAYGFWSVINTHNATNARRRRQRKSDRIILTRQQKKVYQEAIRYYKQGNLKTSARMLESLNMTREAINILEKGRHIHEAAALLMRIHRPNRAGIIYARHKMWKEAAECFKKANMPAEVAQCCKKTGDIATAVVYYLEAKDYENAAECFEELGKHREAARLFTKLGQHQKAIQQYKHLIDKNPQIESIDFSDSEINVIINYIASESMDTRLADVLVIKNRIVEVICRLIKKNRLEKAITIYMKSTADIGPALIEFDGFDKDDHLKLSEVFFKSGAYEYAGMVYERMELFEQAGDSFKLQEDFERAAYNYDRAKLSEKVTAMRIEIASRGPAAPKPTPEKEKSDNEADERFRIEKTTSDFRQIEDTAELDIEGKQAKLAIPLPNAAIRGLIMDSPAIKHEHQSPPPVSMSLDDDDEEGTEPLGLPQIPSPPNSHKTIDGEPVDGIDWTGFHEAKFMLDLSTEQQNKFKSYGSIKRYEDEETILDYKDAPAGIFFILEGQVSVYKLIDGVDLHVDTMKPGETIGKLWLFIDRPSNVRFIAQDSCSLFSIKRSDFMEVLDKDGTIARKLYKHFTTTLIEKLISTSNMDDNLEAS; from the coding sequence ATGAGCCCCATCACAGCAACGATCATTGCTATAGCCGGCATCCTTTTAGCTTATGGCTTTTGGAGTGTGATCAACACTCATAATGCCACCAATGCTCGCCGCCGCCGGCAGCGAAAGTCTGATCGCATTATCCTCACAAGGCAGCAGAAAAAAGTCTACCAAGAAGCTATTCGCTACTATAAGCAAGGCAACCTTAAAACCTCGGCACGGATGCTCGAATCGCTCAACATGACCCGAGAAGCGATCAACATTTTAGAAAAGGGTCGCCATATCCATGAAGCGGCTGCGCTTTTGATGAGAATTCATCGCCCCAATCGAGCAGGAATTATCTATGCAAGACACAAGATGTGGAAGGAGGCGGCCGAATGTTTTAAAAAGGCGAATATGCCTGCGGAAGTAGCACAATGCTGCAAGAAAACTGGGGATATTGCGACAGCTGTGGTCTACTACTTGGAAGCAAAGGACTACGAAAATGCCGCAGAATGCTTTGAGGAGCTTGGCAAGCATCGAGAGGCTGCCCGACTCTTCACCAAGTTGGGGCAACACCAGAAAGCCATTCAACAATACAAACACTTGATCGACAAAAACCCTCAAATTGAGTCCATCGACTTTAGTGATTCAGAGATCAACGTCATTATTAACTATATCGCCAGCGAGAGTATGGATACTCGGCTTGCTGATGTTTTAGTTATAAAAAATCGTATTGTCGAAGTGATCTGCCGACTGATCAAGAAGAATCGACTTGAAAAGGCCATAACGATTTACATGAAAAGCACTGCTGATATAGGGCCCGCACTAATTGAATTCGATGGCTTCGATAAGGATGACCACTTAAAGCTTAGCGAAGTGTTTTTTAAATCGGGTGCCTACGAATATGCAGGAATGGTTTACGAGCGGATGGAGCTTTTCGAGCAAGCTGGAGATTCGTTCAAGCTTCAAGAAGACTTTGAGCGCGCCGCTTACAATTACGATAGAGCTAAACTATCTGAAAAAGTAACAGCCATGAGGATTGAAATTGCATCCAGAGGCCCCGCGGCACCAAAACCTACACCTGAAAAGGAAAAAAGTGACAATGAAGCCGATGAACGATTTCGTATCGAGAAGACAACTTCGGACTTTCGGCAGATTGAAGATACAGCCGAGCTAGATATCGAGGGTAAACAAGCTAAACTAGCTATTCCTTTACCCAATGCAGCGATCAGAGGCTTGATTATGGATTCTCCTGCTATTAAACATGAGCATCAGAGTCCACCTCCCGTTTCCATGTCGTTGGATGACGACGACGAGGAGGGAACAGAGCCCTTGGGGCTGCCTCAGATTCCATCACCACCTAATAGCCACAAGACCATTGATGGCGAGCCAGTAGATGGAATCGATTGGACTGGATTTCATGAAGCCAAGTTTATGCTTGATTTAAGCACTGAACAGCAAAACAAATTTAAGTCCTATGGCAGTATCAAGAGATATGAAGATGAAGAAACAATTCTCGATTATAAAGACGCACCGGCAGGAATCTTTTTCATCCTAGAAGGTCAGGTTTCCGTTTATAAGCTCATTGATGGTGTTGATCTACATGTTGATACAATGAAGCCTGGTGAGACCATCGGCAAGCTCTGGCTTTTCATCGATCGCCCCAGCAACGTTAGATTTATTGCTCAGGACTCATGTTCCCTGTTCAGTATAAAGCGCAGCGACTTTATGGAAGTATTGGATAAGGATGGAACGATCGCGCGTAAACTCTACAAACACTTCACCACAACCTTGATCGAGAAGCTGATAAGTACCAGTAATATGGACGATAATTTGGAGGCATCCTAG
- a CDS encoding tetratricopeptide repeat protein, producing the protein MFRILCLALALSSCISDHQEDTLDIPLSPSREDLPKSTASQLVAVSKEDLNPEKVMAWQHFFKPDPDQRKRQQITKKISNSEKKPDLKLDEVLELARNQKSIGQLVKAETRYREVLRRHPEHLDALIELAQIYLLRSQVEKSFDYIVAAKRILADQEKPKKIDLFKYKYTLSLGLLQSHRKDEGHRILSELISDDPKFTHAYIALAGSYLEDHKLDMTEFIAKRGLDHLEDQPELLNILGIVASQRGQYRKAQSYYNQALEKSPHLVSALVNRANLSINKGQYKSAEIDLRNAIKHNPYHTNAYISQGILFKKMGRYTSAKVSLQTALDQNPENAFARYNLAVLMVDKFDDKNTALRLFYEVLQSNEQTAEIKELAKVQIQGLRDSRLSMESKNM; encoded by the coding sequence ATGTTCAGAATACTCTGCCTCGCCCTTGCCCTAAGCTCCTGTATTAGTGATCACCAAGAAGACACCCTAGATATACCACTGTCTCCTAGCAGGGAAGATTTACCAAAGAGCACAGCATCTCAGCTGGTTGCTGTTAGTAAAGAAGACCTTAATCCTGAAAAAGTCATGGCTTGGCAGCACTTTTTTAAACCGGATCCTGATCAACGTAAACGACAGCAGATCACTAAGAAAATTTCCAACAGTGAAAAGAAGCCAGACCTCAAGCTAGATGAGGTGCTTGAGCTTGCGCGAAACCAAAAATCAATCGGCCAGCTTGTTAAGGCCGAAACTCGCTATCGTGAGGTCTTAAGGCGTCACCCGGAGCATCTAGATGCTCTGATAGAACTAGCTCAAATATATTTGCTCCGCAGCCAAGTTGAGAAATCTTTCGACTATATTGTTGCCGCCAAGAGAATTCTAGCAGATCAAGAAAAGCCAAAAAAGATTGATCTATTTAAATACAAATACACTTTATCATTAGGCCTCCTCCAAAGTCATAGAAAGGATGAAGGCCATAGAATTCTTAGTGAACTGATCAGCGATGACCCTAAGTTTACTCATGCCTACATAGCTCTCGCAGGGTCCTACTTGGAAGATCATAAGCTTGATATGACTGAATTTATCGCCAAACGTGGCTTGGATCACCTTGAAGACCAGCCTGAACTGCTCAATATTTTAGGGATCGTGGCATCCCAAAGGGGACAATATCGAAAGGCTCAAAGCTATTACAACCAAGCTCTCGAAAAATCCCCCCACCTCGTTTCAGCGCTGGTTAATCGGGCAAATTTATCCATTAATAAGGGACAGTATAAGAGCGCAGAGATTGACCTTCGGAACGCCATCAAGCACAACCCATATCACACCAATGCTTATATCTCCCAGGGCATCTTATTCAAGAAAATGGGTCGCTACACATCTGCAAAGGTTTCACTGCAAACAGCTCTCGATCAAAATCCTGAAAACGCCTTTGCTCGCTACAACCTGGCTGTGCTGATGGTCGACAAATTCGATGATAAAAATACTGCTTTAAGATTGTTTTATGAGGTTCTCCAGTCCAATGAACAGACAGCAGAAATCAAAGAACTCGCGAAAGTACAGATCCAAGGACTCAGGGATAGCCGACTCTCGATGGAAAGTAAGAACATGTAA
- a CDS encoding RNA pyrophosphohydrolase, with the protein MRNYRDCVVAVIVGENGLVFAGERDDRAGVWQLPQGGIDPGESPKEALLRELREEIGTDRVRVVREGQDWIHYDFPEDLEAPIAKKFRGQRQKWFLLEFLQDAEPSIEKSDKEFASLSWKNPAELMRDIVAWKKEAYEKGFEIFSLIKE; encoded by the coding sequence ATGCGAAACTATCGGGACTGTGTGGTTGCTGTCATCGTTGGTGAGAATGGCCTAGTTTTCGCTGGAGAACGTGACGATCGCGCTGGTGTCTGGCAGCTGCCTCAAGGGGGGATTGATCCAGGTGAAAGCCCTAAAGAAGCCCTCTTGAGAGAACTGCGAGAAGAAATCGGAACTGACAGGGTAAGGGTGGTTCGAGAAGGGCAAGACTGGATACACTACGACTTTCCCGAAGATCTTGAAGCACCCATAGCTAAGAAATTCCGGGGGCAGCGACAGAAGTGGTTTTTACTGGAGTTTTTGCAAGACGCGGAGCCATCCATTGAAAAGTCAGATAAGGAATTTGCTAGCCTGTCTTGGAAAAACCCCGCAGAGCTCATGCGTGATATAGTTGCTTGGAAGAAGGAAGCTTACGAGAAAGGCTTCGAAATTTTTTCACTGATTAAGGAATAG